One stretch of Halobaculum marinum DNA includes these proteins:
- the cobA gene encoding uroporphyrinogen-III C-methyltransferase produces MAEHSDTPEEGGFVSLVGSGPGDPELLTVKAARLLEEADVVLHDKLPGPEILGSIPEDKREDVGKRAGGERTSQEYTNDRLVELAREGNHVVRLKGGDPFVFGRGGEEAEHLADHGIPFEVVPGVTSPIAAPGVAGIPVTHRDHASSVSFVTGHEDPTKDESAVDWGALADTGGTIVVLMGVGKLPLYTAELLDAGMDPATPVALVERGTWPEMRVATGTLADIVDVRDEAEIEPPAITVIGEVAGGRERVVEFLRGRGDASATAEATADATTDDGGAE; encoded by the coding sequence ATGGCCGAGCACAGCGACACACCCGAGGAGGGCGGCTTCGTCTCGCTGGTCGGCTCCGGCCCCGGCGACCCGGAGCTGTTGACCGTGAAGGCAGCGCGCCTGCTGGAGGAGGCCGACGTGGTGCTCCACGACAAACTCCCGGGCCCGGAGATTCTCGGGTCCATCCCCGAGGACAAGCGCGAGGACGTCGGCAAGCGCGCCGGCGGCGAGCGCACGAGTCAGGAGTACACGAACGACCGCCTCGTCGAACTCGCTCGCGAGGGGAACCACGTCGTCCGGCTGAAGGGCGGCGACCCGTTCGTGTTCGGGCGCGGCGGCGAGGAGGCCGAACACCTCGCCGACCACGGAATCCCCTTCGAGGTCGTCCCCGGCGTTACCTCCCCCATCGCCGCCCCCGGCGTCGCGGGCATCCCGGTGACCCACCGCGACCACGCCTCCTCCGTCTCGTTCGTCACGGGCCACGAGGACCCGACGAAAGACGAGTCCGCCGTCGACTGGGGCGCGCTCGCCGACACCGGCGGCACCATCGTCGTCCTGATGGGCGTCGGCAAACTGCCGCTGTACACCGCGGAACTACTCGACGCTGGCATGGACCCCGCCACGCCCGTCGCGCTCGTCGAGCGCGGCACGTGGCCCGAGATGCGCGTCGCCACCGGCACCCTCGCGGACATCGTCGACGTCCGCGACGAGGCCGAGATTGAACCGCCCGCCATCACCGTCATCGGCGAAGTCGCCGGCGGCCGCGAGCGCGTCGTCGAGTTCCTCCGCGGTCGCGGCGACGCGAGTGCGACCGCCGAGGCGACCGCTGACGCGACCACCGACGACGGAGGTGCCGAGTAG
- a CDS encoding uroporphyrinogen-III synthase, protein MTDRPRVAVFRPDDERLTAAVETLDELGVEAVPDPMLAVEPTGAVPDPADWLVFTSKTGVELAAEAGWSPTDSRPDDAGTRPALACIGPSTADAARAAGWTVDLIPDEYSSTGLVAAFDAVGVDGVGIEVARSDHGSPVLLEGLRDAGARVNETVLYELVRPAGSGASTEAAAAGDLAGACFTSSLTVDHFLDAAAERDVREAAVAGLNDAVVGCIGHPTRETAEERGVAVDVVPAEATFRTLAEAVVAELDV, encoded by the coding sequence ATGACCGACCGTCCCCGGGTGGCGGTGTTCCGCCCCGACGACGAGCGCCTGACCGCCGCCGTCGAGACGCTCGACGAGTTGGGCGTCGAAGCGGTCCCCGACCCGATGCTGGCAGTCGAACCGACCGGCGCGGTGCCGGACCCGGCCGACTGGCTCGTGTTCACCTCGAAGACGGGCGTGGAGTTGGCCGCCGAGGCCGGGTGGTCGCCCACGGACAGTCGTCCCGACGACGCCGGAACCCGCCCCGCACTGGCGTGTATCGGTCCCTCGACCGCCGACGCCGCCAGAGCCGCCGGCTGGACGGTCGACCTGATCCCCGACGAGTACTCCTCGACCGGACTGGTCGCCGCGTTCGACGCGGTCGGCGTCGACGGCGTCGGCATCGAAGTCGCGCGCTCGGACCACGGCAGTCCGGTGCTCTTGGAAGGACTTCGCGACGCGGGCGCGCGTGTGAACGAGACCGTCCTGTACGAGTTGGTCCGACCCGCGGGCAGCGGCGCGTCCACCGAGGCCGCCGCCGCCGGCGACCTCGCTGGCGCGTGTTTCACCTCCTCGCTGACCGTCGACCACTTCCTCGACGCCGCCGCCGAGCGGGACGTCCGCGAAGCGGCGGTCGCCGGCCTCAACGACGCCGTCGTCGGCTGTATCGGCCACCCGACGCGCGAAACCGCCGAGGAGCGCGGCGTCGCCGTCGACGTGGTGCCCGCGGAGGCGACGTTCCGAACGCTCGCCGAGGCGGTCGTCGCCGAGCTGGACGTCTGA
- a CDS encoding ammonium transporter — MLWVLVVTFLIFFMHAGFAMLEAGQVRSKNVANQLTKNLLTWSVGVTAFFLVGAGVSALTGGLTGGGGYSIAEAFGVLTTENSADWVGWLFGAVFAMTAATIVSGAVAGRMKLRAYVTYTILLAAVIYPVVTGLTWAGGFLANFGFSDFAGGMIVHGMGGIAGLTAAYIVGPRIGRYNDDGSVNVIPGHSLTFAVLGTLVLAFGWYGFNVGTAASVFAVENGELTLGAFSYVGRVALTTTLGMAAGAIGAGLLSVYKTGKVDTLYVANGLLAGLVGITSNTDAIIWPGAIVIGLLAGAQLPIVFEFVEKRLKIDDVCAVFPVHGSAGVLGAVLLPFFAVDGFTVSALVSQVVGVAVIAAWTIGATALVFGVIKALGEIRVTRDHELEGLDSSEHGVDTYPEFGRPDTAADGGFVERDGIVRPDGGVANDGGIKMVTAFIRPDKLSSVKQALAEVGAPSLTVTNVSGRGSQPAKKGQWRGEEYTVDLHQKVKLECVVADIPAEDVAEAIRDAASTGEKGDGKVFIMPVEQAYQIRTGETGRPAV, encoded by the coding sequence ATGCTGTGGGTGCTCGTAGTCACCTTCCTCATCTTCTTCATGCACGCCGGCTTCGCGATGCTGGAGGCCGGGCAGGTGCGCTCGAAGAACGTGGCGAACCAGTTGACGAAGAACCTGCTCACGTGGAGTGTAGGCGTGACGGCGTTCTTCCTCGTCGGCGCGGGCGTCTCCGCGTTAACCGGCGGGCTCACCGGCGGCGGTGGCTACTCCATCGCCGAGGCGTTCGGCGTACTGACGACTGAGAACTCCGCCGACTGGGTCGGCTGGCTCTTCGGTGCGGTGTTCGCCATGACGGCGGCGACCATCGTCTCCGGGGCTGTCGCGGGGCGCATGAAGCTCCGCGCGTACGTGACCTACACCATCCTGCTCGCGGCAGTCATCTACCCGGTCGTCACCGGCCTGACGTGGGCGGGTGGCTTCCTGGCGAACTTCGGCTTCTCCGACTTCGCGGGCGGCATGATCGTCCACGGGATGGGCGGCATCGCCGGCCTCACGGCGGCGTACATCGTCGGCCCGCGCATCGGGCGCTACAACGACGACGGGTCGGTGAACGTCATCCCCGGCCACTCGCTGACGTTCGCGGTGCTGGGCACGCTCGTGCTCGCGTTCGGTTGGTACGGCTTCAACGTCGGTACCGCCGCCTCGGTGTTCGCCGTCGAGAACGGTGAACTGACGCTCGGCGCGTTCTCCTACGTGGGTCGCGTCGCTCTGACCACCACCCTGGGCATGGCCGCCGGCGCCATCGGCGCGGGCCTGCTCTCGGTGTACAAGACCGGCAAGGTCGACACGCTGTACGTCGCCAACGGCCTGCTCGCGGGCCTCGTCGGCATCACCTCGAACACGGACGCCATCATCTGGCCCGGCGCCATCGTCATCGGCCTGCTGGCCGGTGCGCAGTTGCCCATCGTGTTCGAGTTCGTCGAGAAGCGCCTCAAGATCGACGACGTGTGTGCGGTGTTCCCCGTCCACGGCTCGGCGGGTGTGCTGGGCGCGGTCCTGCTCCCGTTCTTCGCGGTTGACGGGTTCACCGTGAGCGCGCTCGTCTCGCAGGTCGTCGGCGTCGCCGTCATCGCCGCCTGGACCATCGGCGCGACCGCTCTCGTGTTCGGCGTCATCAAGGCGCTCGGTGAGATTCGCGTCACCCGCGACCACGAGCTCGAAGGCCTCGACTCCTCCGAGCACGGCGTCGACACGTACCCCGAGTTCGGTCGCCCCGACACCGCCGCCGACGGCGGCTTCGTCGAGCGCGACGGCATCGTCCGCCCCGACGGCGGCGTCGCCAACGACGGCGGCATCAAGATGGTGACGGCGTTCATCCGTCCCGACAAGCTCTCGTCGGTCAAGCAGGCGCTGGCAGAGGTCGGCGCCCCCTCGCTGACCGTGACGAACGTCTCCGGTCGCGGCAGCCAGCCCGCCAAGAAGGGCCAGTGGCGCGGCGAGGAGTACACCGTCGACCTCCACCAGAAGGTGAAGCTCGAGTGCGTCGTCGCCGACATCCCGGCTGAGGACGTCGCGGAGGCCATCCGTGACGCCGCCAGCACCGGCGAGAAGGGCGACGGGAAGGTGTTCATCATGCCCGTCGAACAGGCGTACCAGATCCGCACCGGCGAGACGGGGCGCCCCGCGGTCTGA
- the hemL gene encoding glutamate-1-semialdehyde 2,1-aminomutase codes for MNHDRSRELYDRALSVLAGGVNSSVRATRPYPFVIERGDGAHVIDADGNRYLDYVMGYGPLLYGHDAPDAVQSAVQRHTSQGPMYGGPTEIEVEHAEFVARHVPSVEMLRFVNSGTEATVSAVRLARAYTGRDKIVIMQGGYHGAQESTLVDAGDDPYHTHPSSPGIPDSFAEHTIAVPFNDEAAVEAVFEEHGDDIAAVMTEPILANYGIVQPVDGYHETLRDLCDANGSLLIFDEVITGFRVGGLQCAQGKFGITPDLTTFGKIIGGGFPVGAIGGKAEIVEHFTPAGDVFQSGTFSGHPVTMAAGHEYLKYAAENDVYDHVNALGDELRSGIQDICEDQAPEYTVVGTDSMFKTVFTREAPETFEGHCEGGCSQRESCPRFDLCPKTGADTAAASTERWERVFWQEMKERGIWLTANQFESQFVSYAHTEADIEETLEAYKEAL; via the coding sequence ATGAACCACGACCGTTCGCGCGAACTGTACGACCGCGCCCTCTCAGTGCTGGCCGGCGGGGTCAACTCCTCGGTGCGCGCGACGCGCCCGTACCCGTTCGTCATCGAGCGCGGCGACGGCGCGCACGTCATCGACGCCGACGGCAACCGCTACCTCGACTACGTGATGGGGTACGGCCCCCTCCTGTACGGCCACGACGCCCCCGACGCCGTCCAGTCGGCCGTCCAGCGCCACACCAGCCAGGGGCCGATGTACGGCGGCCCGACCGAAATCGAAGTCGAACACGCCGAGTTCGTCGCGCGCCACGTCCCCTCCGTCGAGATGCTCCGCTTCGTCAACTCCGGCACCGAGGCGACCGTCTCGGCGGTCCGACTCGCCCGCGCGTACACCGGGCGCGACAAGATCGTCATCATGCAGGGCGGCTACCACGGCGCCCAGGAGTCGACGCTGGTCGACGCTGGCGACGACCCGTACCACACCCACCCCTCCTCACCGGGCATCCCCGACTCCTTCGCCGAGCACACCATCGCCGTCCCGTTCAACGACGAGGCCGCCGTCGAGGCGGTGTTCGAGGAGCACGGCGACGACATCGCGGCGGTGATGACCGAACCGATCCTCGCGAACTACGGCATCGTCCAACCGGTCGACGGCTACCACGAGACGCTGCGGGACCTGTGCGACGCCAACGGCTCGCTGTTGATCTTCGACGAGGTGATCACCGGCTTCCGCGTCGGCGGCCTCCAGTGTGCCCAGGGGAAGTTCGGCATCACGCCCGACCTCACCACCTTCGGCAAGATCATCGGTGGGGGCTTCCCGGTCGGCGCCATCGGCGGGAAAGCGGAGATTGTCGAGCACTTCACGCCCGCCGGCGACGTGTTCCAGTCGGGCACCTTCTCGGGGCACCCGGTGACGATGGCCGCCGGCCACGAGTACCTGAAGTACGCCGCCGAGAACGACGTGTACGACCACGTGAACGCCCTCGGCGACGAACTGCGCTCGGGCATCCAGGACATCTGCGAAGACCAAGCGCCCGAGTACACCGTCGTCGGCACCGACTCCATGTTCAAGACGGTGTTCACGCGCGAGGCGCCCGAGACGTTCGAGGGCCACTGCGAGGGCGGGTGTTCACAGCGGGAGTCGTGCCCCCGCTTCGACCTGTGTCCGAAGACCGGCGCCGACACCGCTGCGGCCTCGACCGAGCGCTGGGAGCGCGTGTTCTGGCAGGAGATGAAAGAGCGCGGGATCTGGCTCACCGCGAACCAGTTCGAGTCGCAGTTCGTCTCCTACGCCCACACCGAGGCGGACATCGAGGAGACGCTGGAGGCGTACAAAGAGGCGCTGTAG
- a CDS encoding MazG nucleotide pyrophosphohydrolase domain-containing protein — protein sequence MDAQDRVTEFFDRHDLGGGPAYQALDLASEVGEIAGDAAKSTAYGERPDDLAVKTDELGDALFSLLSLCNSLDVDADEALDEAIEKYETRIDARDDPGSRPDES from the coding sequence ATGGACGCACAAGACCGCGTCACGGAGTTCTTCGACCGTCACGACCTCGGTGGGGGTCCCGCGTACCAGGCGCTCGATCTGGCCAGCGAGGTCGGCGAAATCGCCGGCGACGCCGCCAAGTCGACCGCCTACGGCGAACGCCCCGACGACCTCGCCGTGAAGACGGACGAACTCGGCGACGCGCTGTTCTCGCTGCTGTCGCTGTGTAACTCGCTGGACGTTGACGCCGACGAGGCGCTCGACGAGGCCATCGAGAAGTACGAGACGCGGATCGACGCGCGCGACGATCCGGGATCTCGGCCGGACGAGTCGTAG
- a CDS encoding cupin domain-containing protein, producing MGYHVVNPEDLDEVPDRPCELRRIAEVAGFEELAANWFRAEPGEEIPLAYHYHEEQEELFYVVEGTLHVETPEETFEVHEGSLFAVTPGSPQLAHNPEDADGPVTTLALGAPAVSGDAVAYDPEE from the coding sequence ATGGGATACCACGTCGTGAACCCCGAGGACCTGGACGAGGTGCCGGATCGGCCGTGTGAGCTTCGACGGATCGCCGAGGTCGCAGGCTTCGAGGAGTTGGCGGCCAACTGGTTCCGCGCGGAGCCGGGCGAGGAGATTCCGCTGGCGTACCACTACCACGAGGAGCAGGAGGAACTGTTCTACGTCGTCGAGGGGACGCTCCACGTCGAGACGCCCGAGGAGACGTTCGAAGTGCACGAGGGATCGCTGTTCGCCGTCACGCCGGGGAGCCCGCAGTTGGCGCACAATCCCGAGGACGCCGACGGCCCGGTGACGACGCTCGCGCTCGGTGCACCAGCCGTCTCCGGCGACGCCGTGGCGTACGACCCGGAGGAGTAG
- a CDS encoding DUF5828 family protein gives MEESISGFKMRGGWGDAVEHGERITRALHESGVPEDNRDAFEAWDEWRPKAHERLGEDVDAKTAEQASVAEGKGEQEGKTPEEDLQTAGEKLSESYERVENGDSDGALDSWKDSIDHVARAADSAGRKAVRKFEHTVYRKVMTQLAPYYFDNELVSANIQKSTRGEGGPEFVFEVNVNDDALKSEVSKRLADYEDAIDRWHVDTPKAVESAEAAEGAEPPPKTVEDGTEGQSNPTTN, from the coding sequence ATGGAAGAGAGCATCTCCGGATTCAAGATGCGTGGGGGCTGGGGCGACGCCGTCGAACACGGCGAACGCATCACTCGGGCCCTCCACGAGAGCGGCGTGCCGGAGGACAACCGAGACGCGTTCGAGGCGTGGGACGAGTGGCGACCGAAGGCGCACGAGCGCCTCGGCGAGGACGTCGACGCGAAGACGGCCGAGCAGGCCAGCGTCGCCGAGGGGAAAGGCGAGCAGGAGGGGAAGACGCCCGAGGAGGACCTCCAGACCGCCGGAGAGAAGCTCTCGGAGTCGTACGAGCGCGTCGAGAACGGCGACAGCGACGGCGCGCTGGACTCCTGGAAGGACTCCATCGACCACGTCGCCCGCGCCGCCGACTCCGCCGGTCGCAAGGCGGTCCGCAAGTTCGAGCACACCGTCTACCGGAAGGTGATGACCCAGCTCGCGCCGTACTACTTCGACAACGAACTGGTGTCGGCGAACATCCAGAAGTCCACGCGCGGAGAGGGCGGCCCCGAGTTCGTCTTCGAGGTGAACGTGAACGACGACGCGCTCAAGTCGGAGGTGTCCAAGCGACTCGCCGACTACGAGGACGCGATCGACCGCTGGCACGTCGACACCCCGAAGGCGGTCGAGTCGGCGGAGGCCGCCGAGGGGGCCGAGCCGCCGCCGAAGACGGTCGAGGACGGCACCGAGGGACAGTCGAATCCCACGACGAACTGA
- a CDS encoding VOC family protein: MNVRTIDHVNLRIPADGLADARAFYADGLGLSLEGVDRFEAGEKPFFDVRLAPEHVIHLWPTDDFDPPTATNYDHVALVVEEDVETVRTELGDAGIDVEQELDSPLGATGEAGAVYVRDPFGYRVELKEPVTDE, encoded by the coding sequence GTGAACGTCCGCACTATCGACCACGTGAACCTCCGCATCCCCGCCGACGGCCTCGCCGACGCCCGCGCGTTCTACGCCGACGGCCTCGGCCTCTCGTTGGAGGGCGTCGACCGCTTCGAGGCCGGCGAGAAGCCGTTCTTCGACGTGCGCCTCGCGCCCGAGCACGTGATCCACCTGTGGCCGACCGACGACTTCGACCCGCCGACGGCGACCAACTACGACCACGTCGCGCTCGTCGTCGAGGAGGACGTGGAGACGGTCCGTACAGAACTCGGCGACGCCGGCATCGACGTGGAACAGGAACTCGACAGTCCGCTCGGCGCGACCGGCGAGGCGGGCGCGGTGTACGTCCGCGACCCCTTCGGCTACCGCGTGGAGTTGAAAGAGCCGGTCACGGACGAGTGA
- a CDS encoding helix-turn-helix domain-containing protein yields the protein MSEPPDMEDLIHTQDPTFGHVMACVFGIQEHESRTYLRLLENPGSTVEELADVLERDRSNVNRSLTTLLEKGLAERERRLLDPGGYVYQYTATPLPEAKELLHEALDQWAETVHGVIEDFGGEE from the coding sequence ATGAGTGAGCCGCCGGATATGGAGGACCTGATCCACACGCAGGACCCGACCTTCGGCCACGTGATGGCCTGTGTGTTCGGGATCCAAGAACACGAGAGCCGGACGTACCTCCGCCTCCTCGAGAACCCGGGCAGCACCGTCGAGGAGTTGGCGGACGTGCTCGAGCGCGACCGGTCGAACGTGAACCGGTCGCTGACGACGCTGCTGGAGAAGGGGCTGGCCGAGCGCGAGCGACGGCTACTCGACCCCGGCGGCTACGTGTACCAGTACACCGCGACGCCGCTGCCGGAGGCGAAGGAACTGCTCCACGAGGCGCTCGACCAGTGGGCCGAGACGGTCCACGGCGTCATCGAGGACTTCGGCGGCGAGGAGTAG